The Prunus dulcis chromosome 3, ALMONDv2, whole genome shotgun sequence genome segment CTCTTGTTGAGGTTATAAAATTAGTTGAGGGTGTCTCTAAGTGTGGCACTGGGAGGTGGTCTGAAATCAAAAGGCTTTCTTTTGCATCATATTCTTATCGCACTTCTGTTGATCTCAAGGTATATTTTGCTTCACATTTTGTATTGTCAAAATACCACGTTCATGTAGAATCCAAATAtgctgaaaaaaaaaggtactgAAATGCTTTAGACTGAGAAAACACATTGTTTTGTAGGACAAATGGAGGAACCTGTTGAAAGCTAGCTTTGCCCAAACACCTCCTGATGATGGAGTGAGTATAAATGACATTTCCCTTCCCTCTCTTTTATGATTTAGTGAGATGGGAAGTGTTCAACTTTTTGTGGGTTTGAATGCAAGCTTGCTTTGAACTCTTTTGGTCAGCCTTTAACTACTAATTCTGGATTCAAATATATCTCCCAGAAGTGTCAATATTCCGCAAATAAAATTTCCCAACTTTGATCATATCTTTATAATTTTCTACAATTTTGACTGGCAGTAAATTCTGCACTTATATTGAATTTATCTTTGCCTACTGCAATTTCTGCTACCCTATATCattgatgttttttttatatataatgtctTGTTAATTTCTGGGTTAACTTGGTTTCTCTGTTGGCAATTATGCAGATAAACTCTCGGAAACATGCTTCAGTGCCCATCCCGGCAGcaattttgttaaaagtgaGAGAGCTTGCTGAGATGCACGCTCAGGTACCGCCAAATCTAGGGCCGGGCAAGCTGCCCAGCGTTAGTCGAAGCGTACATCAAACGAGATCAGGCTACTTGTAACattgtatataaaaaaaatgttagtTGTGCGAATCCCAAATAAAGGTACTGAACTGTAACGAGTTTGATCTGCTCACACCATTCACTTGTTAACGTAGTTGATGATGTGCTGCAGATGGATATTGCGGGATGTAGGCTTTAACAAGTGTTTCATACATTTTCTCGACTCtgacattttcttttcaacttATCATCATTGTAGGTTTTATGgccatattaaattataatgcAATGAAAGGTCTTAGAATCAAGTCTCAAgatgaccaaaaagaaaatgacccTTATGCTGATCTCGATTCCGTTGCAACACTTGTTCTTTTCTGAATGTTTTGGATTTTCTAAGATTTAACCTGATGGGAACGTGCAGATggttatttttcatatttatatttgatAAAAGTCGTGGTTGTTAAAGGGAAGGGGATGCTCTAGAAATGAAACATAATTTCACTGGAAGCGTCGTGTAACATGGATGTGGGGATGTATAATGAAATATTGCAGAGGCCATGTTGTAATTAGATGTGCTCTTTTGTTTTGCAGCTTAGGGGTTGAATTCTGTACATTTGATATTTGTAAATTTGTCACAACTTTAACCCGACAacaagggtattttagtaatCAAAGTGGAGTTGATTTATAAGAATTTACTAAACAATTTAAAGCATCAATATCATTTCTGCTCTTATTTCACTCTGATTTCAGATAATTTAGTAAACAATTTCAATGGGAATCCGGATTGTGGTTACTCctcatcaattcaattcctcttAATTGAATTAGTAAATATATCGtcgattagattaatttagaataatttatcagttgtattaaaaaaaaaactcctaGTTatctaagaaaaaaaatttggtacCCAACAAAAGAGGCCCAAGATGCATATTACAAATCCACGATACCTTTCAAAGAAAGAACTGTCGAGCTGTTTGGAAAGTAGGCCCTTAAGTTTAAGCCCAGacttcctctcttcttcttctcagcCCTAACTCTAtcactcctctctctctctctctctctctaccagCTCCAGAGACATCGTCGCCAACTGAGTCACGGTGAGTCATCCACCGAAGCAATTCACCATTCTACTTCGTCCAATTCGTAGAATTAGTATTACTTCAATCAAGAATTCAACTTTCCTTACAATAATtcaactttctctctctccactgTAATTCACTCTTCTTTTGGTTTCCGAGGCATCGCAGTTCAATCAACGATTTCTCAGCAACGAAAAAGAGCTTTCATTATCTTTCAATATAGTAATTAGCTTCTTTTTCTCtgcaatttatttttcttcttgttgcttTTTAGTGGTAGCAGCTGAAAAAATCCAGCAACAATGGGGATCATAGAAAGGATCAAAGAAATTGAGGCCGAAATGGCGCGGACTCAGAAAAACAAAGCCACAGGTTCTTTCCCTGTTTAAaacttgtatttttatttttgtggttGAATCTGTTAAGGTCTTTTAAGAATTTGGTTatatcttaattttttattgcaatgCTGAAAAATGCAGAGTATCATCTTGGCCAGCTCAAGGCAAAGATTGCCAAGCTAAGGACTCAGCTCCTGGAGCCTCCAAAGGTAtgcaatatacatacatataaatatgaaTGTAATTTGATGCGAATGTAGAATTTTCCTGTGTTAGTGTTAGGAGTTTTTATGGTCATGAGCTTCTTGTTAGATGCTTACGTTAATTCAATTGGTGTAAAGCAACTTCTTCATTTGTTTAAGGTTtacttcttccttttttatgATCTAAAACCGCAATTCAGGGGTCTAGTGGAGGTGGAGATGGTTTTGAAGTTACAAAATTTGGCCACGGACGTGTTGCGCTCATTGGGTTTCCAAGGTTTGCCATATTTATATGACTTCAAACTGTATTGTGAAATGTTGTAACTTCAAAAACAGTAAGAAATGACCGATCCTTACGACTGTTTCCTGTTGTTTGTAGTGTGGGAAAGTCAACACTTTTGACAATGTTGACGGGCACACACTCCGAAGCTGCATCTTATGAGTTCACAACACTTACCTGCATTCCTGGAATTATCCATTACAATGATACAAAAATTCAGCTGCTTGATCTTCCCGGAATTATTGAAGGTGCTTCTGAAGGCAAAGGTCGTGGGAGGCAGGTGAAATCCTTAAGCTTCTTCTCATGTGATATGATAACATGCCATCACTCTTTTATCTTaccaataaaatattataagaaatttagaaaatgatACTTAATAAATGCCTCATTATAGAGAAGAGATAACTTGTAAATTGTCCCTTGGCAAATCAATGTATAAAGCTCAGTATTTCCAGGTATCATGGAAATGGCTAGAATTTGACAAGACTGTCTCTTGCAGGTTATTGCTGTTGCCAAGTCTTCAGATATTGTGTTGATGGTCCTTGATGCCTCAAAAGTAAGTGCCTATTCTGTAGTAACATGCATTTGTaactattttgctattttagTAGCTGATAAATAAGTTTACTACTCGTCTGCTTACAGACCTTCATTATTTTCATTGTGGCAACCTGCTTGACCTTTTGGTTCCTGACCTGTTGATTTGATACTTTATGTTGGCTTCCCTTATTTTGTGTATAGTTTCTGTCAATTACTTTAGTCTAACCCTCACATTGTtctatatattgtttttttaataaatatttcagAGTGAGGGTCATCGGCAAATATTGACAAAGGAGCTGGAAGCTGTTGGTTTACGTTTAAACAAGAGACCGCCTCAAGTAAGTTTTATCTTCAAAATATTGACTTCATAATTTCCAGAACTGACTGATTTGGGTCTTAGTTTCCGGCAATTGTTTAGCTGTTTCcctatgttattttttatgtttgcttTGCTAGGCTTCTAGGGGCTTTAgctgaattttttattttgtttcctgTGCAGATAtacttcaaaaagaaaaagaccgGGGGAATTTCTTTCAACAGCACTCTTACTTTGACTCATGTGGACGAGAAGCTTTGTTATCAAATTCTACATGAATACAAAATTCACAATGCTGAGGTACTTTACTTTGGATTAGTCAAGATTGTCCTTTGTCACAGCTAATGGTAATTCTTTTATCGGGCATACACACTAGTGGTACCCAATTTTCTTTAAGTCCATGATGTACACTCTTGGATATGGTTGATACTTTCTTTGCCTCAGCCATCCCATGGGAAAGAATGCTCATGTATGATAAATGTTATGCAGTTGCTCTTTCGTGAGGATGCCACAGTGGATGATCTTATTGATGTCATTGAGGGAAACCGGAAATACATGAAGTGTGTATATGTTTACAACAAAATAGATGTTATTGGTATTGACGATGTGGACAAATTAGCCCGCCAACCTAATTCCGTTGTCATTAGCTGCAATCTCAAGGTAAGTTCtacactttttattttgactaAATTTGAATGAGATACAGAGGCGTGCAACCGTGCTATGAATAAAAAACCTTGAGCAATCTGTCGCAGTTGCACAACTTTTGGTCAGAACTCAAAAGGCATTGTCTACTATGGTTCTTTCCatgaaatatatgtttttttgttggatcCTAATGTGCAACGCGTGTAAAAATTAATTACCATTTATCAACAAGTTAGCGATGAAATGAATTTCCCATATGAAATGGTTTCAGGAACATTAACTTTGATTCTTCATGTTGCTCAACAGCTGAACTTTGACAGACTGCTTGCAAAGATGTGGGAGGAGATGGGACTTGTTAGAGTTTATACAAAGCCACAGGGCCAGCAACCTGATTTTGGTGACCCTGTAGTTCTTTCTGCTGTAagttgcaaattttttttttttttttctgttacTTCCTTATGATCAGTTATTACTCCATTCTTATGAGCCTTTGTTCGTTTTCACTTATTCTCTTTGCATGTATGTGTAGGATAGAGGGGGCTGCTCCGTTGGAGACTTTTGTAACCACATACACAGGAGTTTGATGAAGGAAGTAAAATATGTGCTAGTGTGGGGTACAAGTGCAAGGCACTACCCACAGCATTGTGGCCTCGGTCATGTTTTGAATGATGAAGACGTGGTTCAGATTGTAAAGAAAAAGGTAAACCTGTCTTTATGTTGTTCATTAGAAGTAAACCTGTCATTCTGCTGTATCAATATACTTTCACCAGGGTTGTAcaatttctctcctttttgcTTTTAGATATACCCATTGATTTTCTGAATAGAGGAAAAGAGTTCTGGGGTCTTATGATTATTTTAACTCCAGATGCTTGTtagatttcagtgttttttttaatgttctCCTTGCAACAAGATGGGGAAAGAAATGTGTTTTCCATgaaaacctaattttttttgggatttgCATTCTCCAGGATAAGGAAGGGGAAGGGAGGGGTCGGTTCAAGTCACATTCAACAGCCCCCGCTCGTATATCCgacagagagaagaaggcTCCCCTGAAGCAGTAATATCATTCACGGAGACCTGAGTTTCTTACATGAACTGGCACAGAAGAATGATCTGTGAATGAGTACATCCAGAGTCGAGATGCCTATGAAGTATGACATAATCATATCATTTGCTCCATTGAAAAATTAGTCTAAAATGAAGAATTGGTGTTAGAATGTCATGCTTATCAGAAAAGGTAGATTTTTTTGGTCCATGTGTTGTATCTTTAGGGTTTAATTTATCACTTCTTGGAATTTTGAAGATATACTGTACCATGATCTGTGTCTCTGGAGATGGTGATTAATATATTTCTAAAAGGCTCTCTTCACCTTTATCTTGCTGTCGTGCAAAGGAAAAGTTCAGAGCCCATCTAGCTTTATAAATGTATTTCGAGGTAAAAGTTGGGTGCAGATTTTTGTAGAAAGAAATATCACCCATGAGAACATtaagaatttattatttatctcAACTTTTCAATCCAGCTACACCCAGGAGATTTTATCATTCCTCTTTCACTCATCATCTTTCTCACCCTCTCAGCATCAtcccatttatttatttctgcATAAGTATTTGCTAAAAGCACATAATTTCCGGCATCGTGCGGCTCTATTTTGAAGAGATGCATTGCTGCGATCTCACTCAATTTGGTATTACCATGAACCTTGCAAGCGCCTAACAAAGAGCCCCAGATCTTTGCATCAGCAGCACCAATGTTGTATATTATAAGATTGTACGCCTTTTCAAGCTGCCCAGCCCTTCCAAGAAGGTCAACCATGCAAGCATAGTGCTCCTTAAGTGGCTCGATCCGGAAGACCTGAGTCATGAGCTCAAAATATTGGCACCCTTCCTCAATCAGTCCTACATGGCTACATGCATTGAGGAGACCGACGAATGTTACCTGGTTCGGTCTTATTCCTTCTTTTTGCATCTCTGAGAAGAGATTCATGGCATCCTCGGCCTTTCCATGGTCGGCAAGAGCGGCGATCAATGCGCTATAAGATATTACATCTCTGATACTCATTCTGTTAAATTCTCTCCATGCCTGTTCTATGTCCCCACATTTGGAATGCATATGGATCAATGCATTGGATACAAAGAGTGTCCTCTCtgaaagtgtttgataaatgaGGAAACATCAGCAATACAAAAGGGAAGAAGAACATGACATCGATAGAAAAGAAAGCAtgccattatttatataattgattCAATCAAAACTCACCACAACATCCTTCCTCCACGTGCTTTGCTAATGTGGCTGCAACTTCATTATCCCCAAGTTGTGTACAAGCTGAAATAGCTCCAACCATTGCCACCTCATTGACTGTCACTTTTTCTTCCCTCATTTCCTTATACATCTCAATGGCTTCCTTTGCATAGCCATTCTGAGCATAACAAGCCACCATTGCTGCCCAACATGATGCATCTGCCATCTGTATCTCTTCAAAAACTATCTTGGCTTCCAAAACATTACCACACTTCCCATAACCTGATATCATAGCCACCCATGCCACTGAATCTTTCTCCACCATTCTTTCATATAATTCCTTTGCTGTTTCCATATCACCATTGTTTGCGTACCCAGCAACCATTGTAGTCCAAGAAACTGCATTGCGCTGCTCCATGTTATCAAACAACCACCGCGCCTCGCCCATCAATCCCATCTTTGAATACCCACAAACCATGGCCGTCCAAGCAACCAAGTCTTTATCATCCATCCTATCAAAGATGTCCCTTGCATCCAGTACAAGCCCACATTTTGCATACATATGAAGAAGTGCAGTTTGCACTATCTTGTTTCCCAAGAAACCATACTGCACAACCCTTGCGTGGACTTGTTTCCCTTCAAAAAGTGCCGGAACACGAGCACATGCATTGAGAACTGAAGAGAAGGTGAACCCAGATGGCGATACGCCAACCCAGTGCATTTTAGCATATAAAGTGATGGATTGACCAAAATGATCATGAAGCACATGGGAATGTATGAGGGAGGTCCAAAGAAACTGGTTCCTACACTTGGGTATTTGGTCGAACAGGTAATGGGCATAGCGAAGGTTGTCGCCAGGGAGTTGTAGGAGCCGCTTGAGCAACTGAACCAAGATATGGTAGCGGTGGTTGGGTTTAGTTGGGGATTTGAGTAGGAGAGTGTGGATTTGTTTAAGTTGGTTTAGGGTATTGCTAACGTACAGGTAGTGGGTGATAAGATTATAAAAGGGTTGGTTTGTACCAAGTAGGGAGACCTTGAAGGAGGGAATGAACTTGTTAGTCATGAATTTTCACTCATGTCCTTCTATCATAGGAGTTTGTGAGAATTAAGACACTGGATTTTTTCGCTCTAGCTTATTTAGTCTGGACGTTTATTTACAGAGGTTATGAATCGATGAATTCAGGAATATGAGATCAAATGAATGGTTATGGGTCAACCACCacgtatagccgggcggctatactttttttaaataataaaaaccgtcgtatagccgaccggctatactctttattaaaaaaaaaagaaaaaaggaaaccaCCCGCCGGCCTATGACGtccgccacgtgtcaaaactagtctagccgatcggctatacgctttttattaaaaaaacccccgggtatagccgaacggctatactatttatttaaaatggCCCCGCCTGGCGGCTGCGCCCGCTTCACCACGTGTCGAAAAagatagtatagccgcctggctatagtctttttataaaaacaccgagtatagccggccggctatactatttatgaaaaaaacgTCTGCCGTTTTATAATACTAGATTTCCAGTTTAGCTcacatgtatgtatatatggacCTCTGTTCCAACTTGACAGGtcatataatataacatgTGGGGAACATATTTTAAACATATGTTTCTAACTCAAGTAGTAGATGCCACCAAACAATTTACTGCACAAAACATTATTCTTGAGTTTTGCAGTCCTTGTGGCGAAGCTAATGTTATGATGAGTTTCCATCCTTCAAGGATTTAATTCATGTACATCGATAAACTTGTAGATGTCTTCTCGCTTTTGATCATCAAGTGGGAGACTCTTTCTGCATAATTCCATAGAACATCTATCAGAAAAGATGAACACAACATAATACATTAACTACAAATTTCAATTCACCTTTGGAGCTGAATATTAGAGTAATCAATCTCCGCAATGACAGTAGTTTCCTCATGCCCTGAGGTGACAATTATCTCTCCAGACTGCCAattcacaaaaaaaagaaggaacaaTAGCTAAAGCTTTTGTTCATGCATATAGGAAACAATTGACCACTTTTAGAATTTATAGTACCGGTCCAACTAGTGTGGAATGGCCCCAAGTTGTATAAGAACCGGTGGAGTTTCGAGAGGGTGAGCAAGTTGCCACAAATAACTAAACACATGGATGGTCATGTTAGAAGAACTTTTGGGCTGtcagaacaaaagaaaatttatggTGACAGAGTCGGTCTTTAAGCACCTGGTTATCGACGGCCCTGAAGAAAGGGAAGGATTTGTAATTAGTGCAGAGGAAGTATTGTAGTTGTAGGAAATAAGCTCAGAATATGTGGAATGTTGGCAGCAAGGACAGAGTGAGTTTTCCTTATGttaagaacaagaaaaacacaatcaaCTTCTAATTgtctaaactactctaatcTATGGGGGAGGGGATTGAACTGGGTGCAAGGAAACGAGCAAACTGCCCTAGCCAACTGGCCCAACCCACATTTGCAACTTCGAAGTGTTTACTTGTCCAGAAAGCATTGACAAGCAAAGATGCTGGAAGTATGAGAGTGATAAAGTCTGGCCTGAAATAAGTCAAGCATTATGGAATGGCAGTAATAATTTGTTTCTATCAATATCTATGCAATGTCTTTGCGTTTGTGAAATGCAACTGGATCATGTGCATCGTGTCATATAAGGCTGAGAAAACCTTGAGGAAAAAGAATCAATCTTTTGGGGTTCATACACAGAATCCTGTCTACAACTACAAGGCATATAATCAATCTTACCTAGCTCTCTGTACCAGCTCCCACAACAATTCACCAGTGCTCATGTTGAATGCCCCAGGATAGCATATGATGTCAACCCCTTGCATTTACCACaaccattttgaaatttgaaatatggATTTAAGATGCTAAAAACCAGAATTTAACCAAACCCAGTACCTCTTTTCCTGTATAATGCAGCAAGTTCAGGAAATCGTATATCATGACAAATTCCTATTCCGATTCGACCAACTTCTGCATATGTGCAAATTGCTAATCAGTTGCTTAACTCAGAGACATAGGAGATGTGAAAGTTTAACATCTTATGTTCcctcaaaaaaattttaggACAACTTCAGATGCTTACCTGTGTCCACAATGGTAGGTTGATCCCCTGCAGTGAAGGTGTCAGATTCCTTGAATGAAATCTCTCCTGGAATGTCAATGTCAAACAGATGTATCTGCAAAGCAACACCATCATCAACCTTTCAAAAGTTTTATCTTACTTTATCCTCCTAATTTACAGCCAAACGATATCAAATTCAAAGTGCTTACTTTCCTGTGCTTAGCTTTCAGCTTTCCATCTGGTCCAAATATGCAGCAAGTATTGTACAACCGACCATGATCCCATTCAGGCAAAGATCCTCCTATGATTGTGATCCCATGGCAACAAGCAGCTTCAGATAACATGGACAATGTTGGCGAGGCATCTCTATTGTCAAAATCCTCAGCATATTTTGCAAAATAATCACTTGAATAAGGACAGTTCCACATTTCCTTTTACAGAAAGTgcaaacaaaaccaacatgAATTTAAGGGTCCTGAGGAACTTCTAACAAACATTTATTCAAACAACTTGGCTACAACCACATGGGTAGCTAACTCACTGGTAAAACAAGCAGCTTTGCGCCTTGCTCAACAGAAAATCTTATCGAACGAGAGGCACGATCAAGATTCTGGTTCTTGTCTGAAGTAACTGACAACTGACAGAGAGCAATCTTAAACTGTCCCATAACAAAAACAGTTCTAATTAACATACATTTGCATGTATTTCCTACT includes the following:
- the LOC117622536 gene encoding developmentally-regulated G-protein 2, which gives rise to MGIIERIKEIEAEMARTQKNKATEYHLGQLKAKIAKLRTQLLEPPKGSSGGGDGFEVTKFGHGRVALIGFPSVGKSTLLTMLTGTHSEAASYEFTTLTCIPGIIHYNDTKIQLLDLPGIIEGASEGKGRGRQVIAVAKSSDIVLMVLDASKSEGHRQILTKELEAVGLRLNKRPPQIYFKKKKTGGISFNSTLTLTHVDEKLCYQILHEYKIHNAELLFREDATVDDLIDVIEGNRKYMKCVYVYNKIDVIGIDDVDKLARQPNSVVISCNLKLNFDRLLAKMWEEMGLVRVYTKPQGQQPDFGDPVVLSADRGGCSVGDFCNHIHRSLMKEVKYVLVWGTSARHYPQHCGLGHVLNDEDVVQIVKKKDKEGEGRGRFKSHSTAPARISDREKKAPLKQ
- the LOC117622537 gene encoding omega-amidase, chloroplastic-like isoform X2, which translates into the protein MDDAPNPFQLPNITKFKIALCQLSVTSDKNQNLDRASRSIRFSVEQGAKLLVLPEMWNCPYSSDYFAKYAEDFDNRDASPTLSMLSEAACCHGITIIGGSLPEWDHGRLYNTCCIFGPDGKLKAKHRKIHLFDIDIPGEISFKESDTFTAGDQPTIVDTEVGRIGIGICHDIRFPELAALYRKRGVDIICYPGAFNMSTGELLWELVQRARAVDNQLFVATCSPSRNSTGSYTTWGHSTLVGPSGEIIVTSGHEETTVIAEIDYSNIQLQRKSLPLDDQKREDIYKFIDVHELNP
- the LOC117622535 gene encoding putative pentatricopeptide repeat-containing protein At5g37570, which encodes MTNKFIPSFKVSLLGTNQPFYNLITHYLYVSNTLNQLKQIHTLLLKSPTKPNHRYHILVQLLKRLLQLPGDNLRYAHYLFDQIPKCRNQFLWTSLIHSHVLHDHFGQSITLYAKMHWVGVSPSGFTFSSVLNACARVPALFEGKQVHARVVQYGFLGNKIVQTALLHMYAKCGLVLDARDIFDRMDDKDLVAWTAMVCGYSKMGLMGEARWLFDNMEQRNAVSWTTMVAGYANNGDMETAKELYERMVEKDSVAWVAMISGYGKCGNVLEAKIVFEEIQMADASCWAAMVACYAQNGYAKEAIEMYKEMREEKVTVNEVAMVGAISACTQLGDNEVAATLAKHVEEGCCERTLFVSNALIHMHSKCGDIEQAWREFNRMSIRDVISYSALIAALADHGKAEDAMNLFSEMQKEGIRPNQVTFVGLLNACSHVGLIEEGCQYFELMTQVFRIEPLKEHYACMVDLLGRAGQLEKAYNLIIYNIGAADAKIWGSLLGACKVHGNTKLSEIAAMHLFKIEPHDAGNYVLLANTYAEINKWDDAERVRKMMSERGMIKSPGCSWIEKLR
- the LOC117622537 gene encoding omega-amidase, chloroplastic-like isoform X3, with protein sequence MDDAPNPFQLPNITKFKIALCQLSVTSDKNQNLDRASRSIRFSVEQGAKLLVLPEMWNCPYSSDYFAKYAEDFDNRDASPTLSMLSEAACCHGITIIGGSLPEWDHGRLYNTCCIFGPDGKLKAKHRKIHLFDIDIPGEISFKESDTFTAGDQPTIVDTVGRIGIGICHDIRFPELAALYRKRGVDIICYPGAFNMSTGELLWELVQRARAVDNQLFVATCSPSRNSTGSYTTWGHSTLVGPSGEIIVTSGHEETTVIAEIDYSNIQLQRKSLPLDDQKREDIYKFIDVHELNP
- the LOC117622537 gene encoding omega-amidase, chloroplastic-like isoform X1, producing the protein MAALWNTRNLTMDDAPNPFQLPNITKFKIALCQLSVTSDKNQNLDRASRSIRFSVEQGAKLLVLPEMWNCPYSSDYFAKYAEDFDNRDASPTLSMLSEAACCHGITIIGGSLPEWDHGRLYNTCCIFGPDGKLKAKHRKIHLFDIDIPGEISFKESDTFTAGDQPTIVDTEVGRIGIGICHDIRFPELAALYRKRGVDIICYPGAFNMSTGELLWELVQRARAVDNQLFVATCSPSRNSTGSYTTWGHSTLVGPSGEIIVTSGHEETTVIAEIDYSNIQLQRKSLPLDDQKREDIYKFIDVHELNP